The DNA segment CTTATGGGGAGAAGCAATAACCACAGCATCAACGAGGTCTTCACTAAATAACTCGTGATCTCGAATTAATACTTTACGAGCACCACACGCACGCGAGACTTTAATTGCAGATGTAATATCAGAGTCAACAATTGCATTGATCTTTACAGCACCAATTTTAGAAACAACCGGCATCAATTTGGCTTGCGCAAATCCACCAACACCAACAAATCCCACGCGAATATCACGCGCTGCTGGCGTAAATGTAACTGGCAAATCAAGATCAAATGATTCAATCACCTGTGCCGGCTGATAAAGTTCCTCCTCTTTAGGAAGATAATCAAGCACAACCGCAAACGCTTCCTTATTTTTCACCATATCATAGCCGCGCGTAGCATCAGCAATAGGTATGTTCTTCATGAGAAGCTCAGTCTTTAATTTTTTTTGTTTGAGCAAATCAGCGAACGCTTGCATATTACGATTTTCTGTCCATCGAACGTATTGGTATGGATAATCAATACCCTGATTTTCATACTCAGAATCGTAACGACCTGGTCCGTATGAACATGAAATAAGGAAGTCAATTTCTTTTTTATAAAATGGATCACGCTGTAGCTTCAAACCCACATCTCCAACAACAACAACCTTTCCCTTTTTTCTGGTAATCGTCATTGCCTGTTGCACCAAGACATCACTCTTTGATGCCGCAGCAATAATAGTACAATCAACACCATGGTATTGGGTTAGCCGATTCACCTCTTTTTCAAGATCATCATCTACTGCATGATAAACGGCATCGGCTCCTAAATCTTTAGCAGTATCAAGACGATTTTGCATAATATCTGAACCAATCACACGGCATCCAGATAATTTTGCCAATTGCACGGTAATTTGCCCCAACAGTCCAAGCCCAAGAACGCACACCGTTTCTCCAAGGCGCACATCAGCACGACGTAACCCTTGTAATGCAATCGAACCAATCGTTGTCATACTTACTTCTCGCAGAACATCTTTCTCAACAAGAACCACTAGATTCTCAGGAACAGCAACAATATCCGCATGACTTGCTAAACCAGCACCTGCGCACGCTACATAGTCGCCAACTTTAAATCGACGGATTTTACTCCCAACTGCAATGACACGCCCTGAGCATGAGTATCCCAAAGCTTGTATATTTCCTGCAAGCCGTCCCTTTATGAGAGCACGAGTTCCCTGAACACCATTTTTTGCTAGTGATGCAAGAACCTTTTTAACCTTAATAGGAATATTGTTAAAAAGAGGATTTTGACTCGCTCCTGCAATGGTTGCTGACTCGGTGCCGGCACTAATACATGAATAGTGCACAGAAACCAAAACACTGTGTTCATCTAATGAGGGTTGGCAAACTTCCTTGACAGCGATGGCACCTTTTTCCAAAAACACTTGTCTCATGCTGCATGCTCCTTAATCTGGTTTGTGCTAGTGGACATCATCACTTTTTTCTTCTTAGCAAACCTTTTTTCCGACTCTCGTGAAGTAATCCCACAATAATCCAATGTGATTACACTCGCTGCATTCAATGTTTCTATCGTTTTAAAGACTGAGTGACCAACAAGCGCGACAACTATATCGGCAGCTAACACCCCGTCTTTATAAGTCACACATTGATCAGCTTCAAAATAGCGAGACAAGATCGATGGAATAACATGCGGCTCACACACGCTCACTTTGCATGTTTTTTCATGATCTCTTTGTAGCTCAAGCGCGATTTTCAAAGCTGGCGACTCACGAAGATCATCAACATCAGGTTTATACGTCAACCCCAGCAATAAAACTCGTGGTTGCTTTTCATTATGCATTTGGATGTGTTGCTTAATCTCTTGTAGAACATCATACGGTCGCTTATCATTGATCACGCGCGCCGACCTTAAAAGCGTTGTTTCGTTTTTAAACGTATCAATCAAGAACCAAGGATCAACAGCAATACAATGCCCCCCAACACCACATGATGGTTTCAAAATATTGACCCGAGGATGCTTATTCGCAAGCGCAATAACCTGGTATGGATCTCTATTAATTTTTTTTGCCATCGCAGCAACTTGATGCGCAAATGCTATTTCTACATCGCGGGAACTATTTTCAATAAGCTTCACAAGCTCTGCCGTTGCAGCATCTGTCTTATGCAATTCGCCTTTTACAAAAGTATTGTACAAGGATACCGCAGCATCGGTTGACGCTTCATCCATACCGCCAATAATGCGATCATTATAGATCAACTCATAGAAAATTTTTCCGGGCAAAACACGTTCTGGACAATGCGCAACAAAAAAATCGTCACCAGGTATAAAGCCTGTTAAATGTGCCAATGTATCCTCCAGCCGTGCGGTTGCTCCAACAGGAACTGTTGATTCTAATATCACACAATTTCCTGGCCGAAGCGTTCCAGCGATCTCTTTGCTAGCCGCGTGAACATAAGAAAGGTCTGGCTTTTTGTCAGCAATAAATGGTGTTGGAACCGCTATAATAAAATAATCTGCAGCATGCAATGTCGTATCAGCACAAAATAATCCAAGGCCAAGAACAGCTTGTAATCGCTCTTGCAACCCGTCCTCTTTAATAACAGCATGACCCTTATTAATGCGCTGCACTTTCTCACGATCAACATCATAGCCATACGCCTGAACTCCATGCTCAGCAAGCATGATTGCTGTTGGCAATCCAATATATCCAAGCCCTACAACACTTACTTTCATGATGCAGCCTCCTGTTCGCGTTCTTTTGTATAAGCACGCGCTTGATACACCTCTTCATTACGCATTATTCGACGACTTTCTTCAATAATGTGAACAATCTTTTGTGCAGCATAGCCATCACCATACACCGAACTATGTACAGCGGGCCTTTCAGACAAGACACATAATTGCTCAAAGACCTTAGCCATTTGCACAGCGTCAGTACCGACCATGTGCGCCAAACCGGCAGAGACACCCTCCATGCGTTCTGTTTTTTCACGTAGCACCATAACGTGCTTACCAAGGCTTACGCCCTCTTCCTGAATGCCGCCAGAATCAGTCATAATGAAATCAGTCTCGTGAAGCACATAGACCATATCCAGATATGATAGTGGTCGGGCCACATAACAATTTTGCATATCTCTGATTTCAGATTTCTCAATCGCCTCAAGCACATGTGGATTTGGGTGGAACGGATACACAAATAAA comes from the Candidatus Babeliales bacterium genome and includes:
- a CDS encoding bi-domain-containing oxidoreductase, producing the protein MRQVFLEKGAIAVKEVCQPSLDEHSVLVSVHYSCISAGTESATIAGASQNPLFNNIPIKVKKVLASLAKNGVQGTRALIKGRLAGNIQALGYSCSGRVIAVGSKIRRFKVGDYVACAGAGLASHADIVAVPENLVVLVEKDVLREVSMTTIGSIALQGLRRADVRLGETVCVLGLGLLGQITVQLAKLSGCRVIGSDIMQNRLDTAKDLGADAVYHAVDDDLEKEVNRLTQYHGVDCTIIAAASKSDVLVQQAMTITRKKGKVVVVGDVGLKLQRDPFYKKEIDFLISCSYGPGRYDSEYENQGIDYPYQYVRWTENRNMQAFADLLKQKKLKTELLMKNIPIADATRGYDMVKNKEAFAVVLDYLPKEEELYQPAQVIESFDLDLPVTFTPAARDIRVGFVGVGGFAQAKLMPVVSKIGAVKINAIVDSDITSAIKVSRACGARKVLIRDHELFSEDLVDAVVIASPHKYHCEQIMRALTHGKAVFVEKPMVTDFKQLDVLSGFLRAHPDAPFCVDYNRSFAPFMQKIKREVEKRKSPLSVHYRMNAGLISKNHWVQTDVGAGRIIGEACHIFDLFCYLTEAEPVSVSVETVRPAHDNVFPTDNFSAQISFSDGSICTLLYTALGHDASGKERMEVFYDSKSIIMDDYRTLKGYGLTPGFDEQTLTQDKGHQALLHRFFSSVRSGGPAPINFDRLNTVAELTLTIDQLACQGGGTYDFA
- a CDS encoding nucleotide sugar dehydrogenase gives rise to the protein MKVSVVGLGYIGLPTAIMLAEHGVQAYGYDVDREKVQRINKGHAVIKEDGLQERLQAVLGLGLFCADTTLHAADYFIIAVPTPFIADKKPDLSYVHAASKEIAGTLRPGNCVILESTVPVGATARLEDTLAHLTGFIPGDDFFVAHCPERVLPGKIFYELIYNDRIIGGMDEASTDAAVSLYNTFVKGELHKTDAATAELVKLIENSSRDVEIAFAHQVAAMAKKINRDPYQVIALANKHPRVNILKPSCGVGGHCIAVDPWFLIDTFKNETTLLRSARVINDKRPYDVLQEIKQHIQMHNEKQPRVLLLGLTYKPDVDDLRESPALKIALELQRDHEKTCKVSVCEPHVIPSILSRYFEADQCVTYKDGVLAADIVVALVGHSVFKTIETLNAASVITLDYCGITSRESEKRFAKKKKVMMSTSTNQIKEHAA